The following coding sequences lie in one Myxococcus xanthus genomic window:
- a CDS encoding Hsp70 family protein — protein MARYSIGIDLGTTHSAVSYFNLEEGKARGGAQSMLPVPQLTAPGTIEARPLLPSFLYLPSAQEFPAGSLALPWKPEASTLLGEFARTHGAKVPTRLVSSAKSWLSNPGVDRRAALLPWQAPEEVQRVSPLDASARYLRHLKEAWDNTFAREREESGNVLSEQDVIVTVPASFDAAARDLTLEAAKAAGIPNITLLEEPQAALYAWLEAMGENFRRQVQPGEVILVVDVGGGTSDFSVITVRDNAGDLELLRVAVGDHILLGGDNMDLALAHTLNQRMTAEGKKLDAWQFNALTHGCRQAKEALYADPSMERAPISIPGRGSSLIGGTLRTELTREELDRVLTNGFFPVTPVTELPRTARRTGLAQMALPYAQDAGVSRHLAAFLTRQAQALAASPDAPVDVSGKAFLHPTAVLFNGGVFKAGPLKARVMEVLNGWLTADGGEPAKELEGADLDLAVARGAAYYGWVRQGHGLRIRGGTARAYYVGVETAMPAVPGMEPPVKALCVAPFGMEEGTQADVPPLEFGLVTGEPTSFRFFSSSLRRDDKVGVMLEDVDTELASGGLEELAPIETTMPGQPSVFSDLTPVNLQAAVTEVGTLELRCLEKDGPGRWKLELNVRMKE, from the coding sequence ATGGCCCGCTATTCCATTGGCATCGACCTGGGTACCACGCACTCCGCGGTGTCCTACTTCAATCTGGAGGAGGGCAAGGCTCGCGGCGGCGCGCAGTCCATGCTGCCCGTCCCCCAGTTGACCGCGCCCGGCACCATCGAGGCCCGCCCGCTGCTCCCCTCCTTCCTCTATCTGCCCTCCGCGCAGGAGTTCCCCGCCGGTAGCCTGGCGCTGCCGTGGAAGCCGGAGGCCAGCACCCTGCTGGGTGAGTTCGCCCGCACGCACGGCGCCAAGGTACCCACCCGGCTGGTGTCCTCCGCCAAGAGCTGGCTGTCCAACCCCGGCGTGGACCGGCGCGCGGCGCTGCTGCCGTGGCAGGCCCCCGAGGAGGTGCAGCGGGTGTCACCGCTGGACGCCTCCGCGCGCTACCTCCGCCACCTCAAGGAGGCGTGGGACAATACCTTCGCCCGCGAGCGCGAGGAGTCCGGCAACGTCCTGTCCGAGCAGGACGTCATCGTCACCGTCCCCGCCTCCTTCGATGCGGCGGCGCGCGACTTGACGCTGGAGGCCGCCAAGGCCGCGGGCATCCCCAACATCACCCTCCTGGAGGAGCCCCAGGCCGCGCTCTACGCGTGGCTGGAGGCCATGGGGGAGAACTTCCGCAGGCAGGTGCAGCCCGGCGAGGTCATCCTCGTGGTGGACGTGGGCGGCGGCACCTCCGACTTCTCCGTCATCACCGTGCGCGACAACGCGGGTGATTTGGAGCTGCTGCGCGTGGCCGTGGGCGACCACATCCTGCTGGGCGGCGACAACATGGACCTGGCGCTGGCGCACACGCTGAACCAGCGAATGACGGCCGAGGGAAAGAAGCTGGACGCCTGGCAGTTCAACGCCCTCACCCATGGCTGCCGCCAGGCGAAGGAGGCGCTCTACGCCGACCCGTCCATGGAGCGCGCGCCCATCTCCATCCCCGGCCGGGGCTCGTCGCTCATCGGCGGCACGCTGCGCACGGAGCTGACGCGCGAGGAGTTGGACCGCGTCCTCACCAACGGCTTCTTCCCCGTGACGCCCGTCACCGAGCTGCCGCGCACCGCGCGCCGCACCGGCCTGGCGCAGATGGCGCTGCCCTACGCCCAGGACGCCGGGGTGTCCCGGCACCTGGCCGCCTTCCTCACCCGGCAGGCGCAGGCGCTCGCGGCCAGCCCGGACGCGCCGGTGGACGTCAGCGGCAAGGCCTTCCTCCACCCCACGGCAGTGCTCTTCAACGGCGGCGTCTTCAAGGCGGGCCCGCTGAAGGCGCGCGTCATGGAGGTGCTCAACGGCTGGCTCACGGCGGATGGCGGCGAGCCCGCCAAGGAGCTGGAGGGCGCGGACCTGGACCTCGCGGTGGCGCGAGGCGCCGCCTATTACGGTTGGGTGCGCCAGGGCCACGGCCTGCGCATCCGCGGCGGCACGGCCCGCGCCTACTACGTGGGCGTGGAGACGGCGATGCCCGCGGTGCCCGGCATGGAGCCGCCCGTGAAGGCGCTCTGCGTGGCCCCCTTCGGCATGGAGGAAGGCACGCAGGCGGACGTTCCGCCCCTGGAGTTCGGGCTCGTCACCGGTGAGCCCACCAGCTTCCGCTTCTTCTCCTCGTCCCTGCGGCGCGACGACAAGGTGGGCGTCATGCTGGAGGACGTCGACACCGAGCTGGCCAGCGGCGGGCTGGAGGAGCTGGCCCCCATCGAGACGACCATGCCCGGTCAGCCCTCCGTCTTCAGCGACCTGACGCCCGTCAACCTCCAGGCGGCGGTGACGGAGGTGGGGACGCTGGAGCTCCGGTGCCTGGAGAAGGATGGCCCCGGGCGCTGGAAGCTGGAGCTCAACGTCCGCATGAAGGAGTAG
- a CDS encoding Hsp70 family protein — protein MRIVGIDLGTTHCAVASVDPSRGAGAPVEDFALPQLVRQGEVAPRALLPSTVYVPAGHELAEGSLTLPWGDDGGPWVVGELARWQGARVPGRLVASAKSWLCHPGVDRSAPILPWGAPADVQKLSPVDASALLLTHMARAWDYAHPDAPLSKQEVVITVPASFDEAARALTVSAARKAGLEKFTLLEEPQAAFYDYTARHRADLEQTLSNVRLVLVVDVGGGTTDFTLVHAGVSPEGPMLRRLAVGDHLMLGGDNMDAALARRMEEKLFTDGRRLSATQWTQAIQAARTAKEALLGLAPPEKHGVSLVSGGSKLLGGTLSTELTRDEAQALVLDGFFPLTTPADRPRRAARMALQELGLPYVQDAAVTRHLAAFLAQHAAAGFAALGETAPAEGALPRPDAILLNGGVFNSPQISERLVEALSAWWPNAPRIPLLRHESLELAVARGAAYYGLVRRGHGLRIGGGAARAYYVGLQRAADSAEQPALCLIPRGFEEGQKVDLGERPFSLTLGRPVQFQLYSTTSDRIDKPGDLVPLVEDLKPLPPIHTLLKGASNKVAEVPVHLQAALTEIGTLELYCVSNVADERWRLEFELRGTGGSHELTVTESMPARFVEAKDNIERVYGNKPLPIGPKDVKQLGRTLEKALGSRETWRVPVLREMWSTLFAGASKRRRSEDHERVFYSLTGFSLRPGFGYPLDGWRAEQTFGLFDAMVQHHTDKAVWTEFWVMWRRIAGGLDEARQQKLYAYLQPHLARKVPPDAPPPGKLKGIQPEGLEEMVRTAASLEHLQPGDKAELGRWIAARLRAEAKSGGPWAWSLGRLGARVPLYGSSHKVVDVDTAEAWLTLLLELDLRKIDGASFAAAQLARLTGDRTRDLDPDLRERTAQALLAAKASETWVRMVREVVALEAADEARALGDTLPAGLRLS, from the coding sequence ATGCGAATCGTTGGCATCGACCTGGGCACCACCCATTGCGCCGTGGCATCCGTGGACCCCTCGCGGGGCGCGGGTGCCCCCGTGGAGGACTTCGCCCTTCCGCAGCTCGTCCGCCAGGGCGAGGTGGCCCCGCGGGCCCTGTTGCCCTCCACCGTGTACGTGCCCGCCGGCCACGAGCTGGCGGAGGGTTCGCTCACGCTGCCCTGGGGGGATGATGGCGGTCCGTGGGTGGTGGGGGAGCTGGCGCGCTGGCAGGGCGCGCGCGTGCCGGGGCGGCTGGTGGCCAGCGCCAAGAGCTGGTTGTGCCACCCGGGCGTGGACCGCTCCGCGCCCATCCTCCCCTGGGGCGCGCCCGCGGACGTCCAGAAGCTGTCCCCGGTGGACGCCAGCGCCCTGCTGCTGACGCACATGGCCCGCGCGTGGGATTACGCGCACCCGGACGCGCCCCTGTCGAAGCAGGAGGTGGTGATTACCGTCCCCGCCTCCTTCGACGAAGCGGCCCGCGCCCTCACGGTGAGCGCGGCGCGCAAGGCGGGGCTGGAGAAGTTCACCCTGCTGGAGGAGCCGCAGGCGGCCTTCTACGACTACACCGCGCGCCACCGGGCGGACCTGGAGCAGACGCTCTCCAACGTCCGGCTGGTGCTGGTGGTGGACGTAGGCGGAGGCACCACGGACTTCACGCTGGTGCACGCGGGCGTGTCGCCCGAAGGCCCCATGCTGCGGCGACTGGCCGTGGGCGACCACCTGATGCTGGGCGGCGACAACATGGACGCCGCGCTGGCGCGCCGGATGGAGGAGAAGCTCTTCACGGACGGCCGCCGCCTGTCCGCCACGCAGTGGACGCAGGCCATCCAGGCCGCGCGCACCGCGAAGGAGGCGCTGCTCGGCCTCGCTCCGCCGGAGAAGCACGGCGTGTCGCTGGTGAGTGGCGGCAGCAAGCTGCTGGGCGGCACGTTGTCCACGGAGCTGACGCGCGACGAGGCGCAGGCGCTGGTGCTGGACGGCTTCTTCCCACTCACCACACCCGCTGACAGGCCACGCCGCGCCGCGCGCATGGCGCTCCAGGAGCTGGGCCTGCCCTACGTGCAGGACGCGGCGGTGACGCGGCACCTGGCGGCCTTCCTCGCGCAGCACGCGGCGGCGGGCTTCGCTGCGCTGGGCGAAACGGCGCCGGCGGAGGGCGCCCTGCCCCGGCCGGACGCCATCCTGCTCAACGGCGGCGTGTTCAACTCACCCCAGATTTCCGAGCGGCTGGTGGAGGCCCTCTCCGCGTGGTGGCCGAACGCGCCGCGCATTCCCCTGCTTCGGCACGAGTCCCTGGAGCTCGCGGTGGCCCGGGGCGCCGCGTATTACGGCCTGGTGCGGCGCGGCCACGGCCTGCGCATTGGCGGCGGCGCGGCGCGTGCCTACTACGTGGGCCTGCAGCGCGCGGCGGACAGCGCAGAGCAGCCCGCGCTGTGCCTCATCCCCCGCGGCTTCGAGGAAGGCCAGAAGGTGGACCTGGGCGAGCGCCCCTTCTCGCTCACCCTGGGCCGGCCGGTGCAGTTCCAGCTCTACTCCACCACCAGCGACCGCATCGACAAGCCCGGCGATTTGGTGCCGCTGGTGGAGGACCTCAAGCCGCTGCCGCCCATCCACACGCTGCTCAAGGGCGCCTCCAACAAGGTGGCCGAAGTGCCCGTGCACCTCCAGGCGGCGCTGACGGAGATTGGCACGCTGGAGCTGTACTGCGTGTCCAACGTCGCGGATGAGCGGTGGCGCCTGGAGTTCGAGCTGCGGGGCACTGGCGGCTCGCACGAGCTGACCGTCACCGAGTCGATGCCCGCGCGCTTCGTCGAAGCAAAGGACAACATCGAGCGCGTCTACGGCAACAAGCCGCTGCCCATCGGCCCCAAGGACGTGAAGCAGCTCGGGCGCACGCTGGAGAAGGCCCTGGGCTCGCGTGAGACGTGGCGCGTGCCGGTGCTGCGGGAGATGTGGAGCACCCTCTTCGCGGGCGCGAGCAAGCGCCGGCGCTCGGAGGACCACGAGCGCGTCTTCTACAGCCTCACCGGCTTCAGCCTGAGGCCGGGCTTCGGGTACCCGCTGGACGGCTGGCGCGCGGAGCAGACCTTCGGCCTGTTCGACGCGATGGTGCAGCATCACACGGACAAGGCGGTGTGGACGGAGTTCTGGGTGATGTGGCGCCGCATCGCGGGAGGACTGGACGAAGCGCGGCAGCAGAAGCTGTACGCGTACCTCCAGCCCCATCTGGCGCGGAAGGTGCCACCGGATGCGCCGCCGCCGGGGAAGCTCAAGGGCATCCAGCCCGAGGGCCTGGAGGAGATGGTCCGCACCGCGGCCTCGCTGGAGCACCTGCAACCGGGTGACAAGGCGGAGCTGGGCCGGTGGATTGCCGCGCGGCTGAGGGCCGAGGCGAAGTCCGGCGGTCCGTGGGCCTGGTCCCTGGGACGGCTGGGCGCGCGCGTGCCCCTGTACGGGAGCAGCCACAAGGTGGTGGACGTGGACACGGCCGAGGCCTGGCTCACGCTGCTGCTGGAGTTGGACCTGCGGAAGATTGACGGCGCGTCCTTCGCGGCGGCGCAGCTCGCGCGGCTCACGGGTGATCGCACGCGCGATCTGGACCCGGACCTGCGCGAGCGCACGGCCCAGGCCCTGCTGGCGGCGAAGGCCTCCGAGACGTGGGTGCGAATGGTGCGCGAAGTCGTGGCGCTGGAAGCCGCGGACGAGGCTCGCGCGCTCGGGGATACGCTCCCCGCCGGTCTGCGGCTGTCGTAG